One Gossypium hirsutum isolate 1008001.06 chromosome A11, Gossypium_hirsutum_v2.1, whole genome shotgun sequence genomic window carries:
- the LOC121209870 gene encoding uncharacterized protein produces MGKCRKIWHDKLTKDSFHELTFLEVEQCDKLLNVLPFDMVKRLEKLEGLEISECESVEEIIGLADDHGLDSNESIKLKSTTEFLFPKIRQLILHKLPNLKGLYSKVHTTDWPLLKQLEVCECSKVETFAGEYINFRETQGENQSVISVRQPLFWVTKETFPNLEELVLVRNGNMKVWHGHGADLKQYCPKLRKFDCPET; encoded by the exons ATGGGAAAGTGTAGAAAGATATGGCATGATAAACTCACTAAGGATTCATTTCATGAATTAACCTTTCTTGAGGTGGAACAGTGTGACAAACTTTTGAATGTTTTACCATTTGATATGGTGAAAAGACTTGAAAAACTAGAAGGTCTGGAAATATCGGAATGTGAGTCGGTAGAAGAAATAATTGGACTCGCTGACGATCATGGACTCGACTCAAATGAATCGATTAAGCTCAAATCAACTACCGAGTTTCTGTTTCCTAAAATAAGACAGCTGATACTTCATAAGCTACCCAACTTGAAGGGTTTGTACTCCAAGGTGCATACTACAGATTGGCCATTGTTAAAACAATTGGAGGTGTGTGAATGCAGCAAGGTGGAGACATTTGCTGGGGAGTATATCAACTTTAGAGAAACACAAGGAGAGAACCAGTCCGTTATCTCTGTTCGACAACCCCTATTTTGGGTCACTAAA GAAACATTCCCCAATCTAGAAGAATTGGTTTTGGTTCGGAATGGCAATATGAAGGTATGGCATGGACATGGAGCAGACTTGAAACAATATTGTCCCAAACTAAGAAAGTTTGATTGTCCCGAAACATGA